The Rhizoctonia solani chromosome 4, complete sequence genome contains a region encoding:
- a CDS encoding Membrane dipeptidase (Peptidase family M19): protein MNHTSSSERTPLLTTVIQNSNPNSQAAQQASSSVETGGDHHGHAAAYNPRVAISSILALLFSLGLVIFGVFYIERLPNDPERAAIKILEKTPLIDGHIDLPIMVRMHYRNNISQFDMNKAMEYHVDIPRLRQGKVGGYFWSVFVECADSGPDFLMPTNRVRDTLEQIDVSTLLIEKYADTFALATSVKEIEQATRVRKIASLIGVEGAHQLGNSLAVLRQYYRLGARYMTLTHSCNNAFADSAGIFEPVPATHGGLSPLGKELIQEMNRIGMLVDLSHTSDDTAVQAIQLSRAPVMWSHSSVRALRGISRNVPDHILEMIGTGKGQKDGVVMVNLYPRFLVENGGNATLYTVADHIEHIAKVAGRAHVGIGSDFDGIEIVPDGLEDVSKYPALFAELLRRGWSRAELEGLASRNFLRVFREVEEVSREMQGRISPSMMLYDKRDPTD, encoded by the exons ATGAATCATACTAGTAGCTCCGAAAGGACGCCACTGCTAACCACAGTCATTCAAAACTCGAATCCCAACTCGCAAGCGGCACAACAAGCGTCCAGCTCTGTCGAGACAGGGGGTGACCATCATGGACATGCGGCTGCGTACAACCCAAGGGTTGCGATTTCTAGTATACTTGCGCTGCTTTTCTCGCTAGGTCTTGTCATATTTGGTGTGTTTTACATCGAGCGGCTTCCTAATGACCCGGAGCGCGCTGCTATTAAGATTCTCGAGAAAACGCCGTTAATC GATGGGCATATTG ACCTGCCTATCATGGTTAGAATGCACTACCGAAACAATATAAGTCAATTTGACATGAACAAAGCAATGGAATACCACGTAGATATACCTCGGCTACGCCAGGGCAAAGTAGGAGGCTACTTTTGGAGCGTATTTGTAGAGTGTGCA GACTCGGGTCCTGATTTCCTGATGCCAACTAATCGCGTAAG GGATACTCTTGAACAAATTGATGTATCTACTCTCTTGATTGAGAAATACGCCGAT ACATTTGCATTGGCCACCAGCGTAAAGGAGATCGAACAAGCGACCCGGGTCCGCAAGATCGCCTCGTTGATTGGCGTTGAAGG AGCTCACCAACTAGGGAATTCCTTGGCGGTTCTTCGGCAGTACTATAGATTGGGAGCTCGGTACATGACTTTAACCCATTCGTGTAACAATGCATTCGCCGATTCAGCCGGTATCTTTGAACCAGTTCCAGCAACCCACGGTGGCCTGAG CCCACTAGGAAAAGAGCTTATCCAAGAAATGAACCGCATTGGGATGCTTGTCGACCTTTCACACACATCGGATGATACAGCTGTCCAAGCGATACAGCTTTCCCGCGCGCCTGTAATGTGGTCTCATTCTTCGGTGCGGGCATTGCGGGGTATTAGTCGTAATGTCCCGGACCACATTTTGGAGATGATCGGTACTGGCAAAGGTCAAAAGGACGGCGTGGTAATG GTCAATTTGTACCCACGTTTCCTGGTGGAGAATGGTGGCAACGCAACGCTTTATACGGTTGCAGACCATATTGAGCATATAGCTAAAGTGGCAGGGAGAGCCCA TGTTGGAATCGGCAGCGACTTTGATGGCATAGAGATAGTTCCTGACGGGTTGGAAGATGTATCAAAATACCCTGCATTG TTTGCCGAACTGCTACGGCGAGGTTGGTCTCGAGCGGAGTTGGAGGGGCTTGCCAGCAGAAACTTTTTGAGGGTGTTccgggaggtggaggaggtttCTAGGGAGATGCAAGGACGGATTTCGCCTAGCATGATGCTTTACGACAAACGAGATCCCACGGATTAG